The following proteins are encoded in a genomic region of Columba livia isolate bColLiv1 breed racing homer chromosome 17, bColLiv1.pat.W.v2, whole genome shotgun sequence:
- the PIWIL1 gene encoding piwi-like protein 1, which yields MTGRARARARGRPPGQEAGIPSVGAASVQQALPGQLPGRQQPQQPHVPPSVSEEPGGRGRQRVPQGVPQSQDVKRPEGLQISAGFQELSLADRGGRRRDFHDLGVNTRQAIEHVQESKTGSSGLAIKLTTNYFRLTSRPQWALYQYHVGYSPEMEARRLRSALLFQHEELIGKTHAFDGSILFLPKKLGNKVTQVFSRTRNGEDVKITITLTNELPPNSPTCLQFYNIIFRRILKMLSLQQIGRNYYNPNDPISIPNHRLMVWPGFTSSILQYEESIMLCTDVSHKVLRSETVLDFMYSLYYQVEQQKFRDVCAKELIGVIVLTKYNNRTYRVDDIDWDANPQCTFRKADGSEISYVDYYKRQYNQEITDLNQPVLISQSRKKRGNLMPGPVVLIPELCFLTGLTEKMRNDFNMMKDLAIHTRLPPEQRQREIGRLIDYIHKDDNVQRELRNWGLSFDSNLLSFSGRVVQGEKILQSGNVFDYNPQFGDWSKESRGAPLICAKPLDNWLLIYTRRNYDAANTLLQNLFKVTPSMGIKMNKATMIEVDDRTEAYLRVLQQSITRDTNIVVCILSSSRKDKYDAIKKYLCTDCPIPSQCVIARTLSKPQSCMAIATKIALQMNCKMGGELWSVEIPLKQVMVVGIDCYHDTIAGKQSIAGFVASMNHTMTRWFSRCAVQSCGQELVDGLKACLQTALRDWYKWNKYLPSRIIVYRDGVGDGQLNTLVNYEVPQFLDCLKSVGKDYNPRLTVIVVKKRVNTRFFAQCGGGGLKNPPPGTVVDVEVTRPEWYDFFIVSQAVRNGCVSPTHYNVIYDTGKLKPDHLQRLTYKLCHMYYNWSGVIRVPAPCQYAHKLAFLVGQSIHREPNLVLSDRLYYL from the exons GATTACAGATTTCTGCAGGATTTCAGGAATTGTCTTTAGCAGATAGAGGTGGACGTCGTAGAGATTTCCATGACCTCGGGGTAAATACTCGGCAAGCCATAGAGCACGTTCAAGAATCAAAAACTG GTTCCTCAGGTCTTGCGATAAAATTAACTACAAATTACTTTCGTTTGACATCTCGACCGCAGTGGGCTTTGTATCAGTACCACGTTGGCTACAGCCCGGAGATGGAAGCACGCCGTCTTCGATCAGCTTTGCTCTTCCAGCATGAAGAGCTAATTGGAAAGACACATGCATTCGATGGGTCAATATTGTTCTTGCCAAAAAAACTAGGGAATAAG GTTACTCAAGTGTTTAGTAGGACCCGAAATGGAGAGGATGTGAAGATAACAATCACATTGACTAATGAGTTGCCACCTAATTCACCTACGTGCCTGCAATTTTACAACATCATCTTTAGAAG GATTTTGAAGATGTTGAGTTTGCAGCAGATTGGACGTAATTATTACAACCCCAATGACCCAATCAGCATCCCTAATCACAG GTTAATGGTTTGGCCGGGCTTCACAAGTTCTATCCTCCAGTATGAGGAAAGCATTATGTTATGTACAGATGTGAGCCACAAGGTTCTTCGCAGTGAAACAGTGTTGGATTTTATGTACAGTCTGTATTACCAGGTTGAACAGCAAAAATTTAGAGATGTCTGTGCTAAAGAGCTGATAGGTGTAATTGTTCTGACAAA GTACAATAACAGAACATACAGAGTTGATGACATCGACTGGGATGCCAATCCACAATGTACCTTCAGGAAAGCAGATGGTTCTGAGATCAGCTATGTGGACTACTACAAAAGG CAATATAATCAAGAAATTACCGATTTGAACCAGCCCGTCTTGATCAGTCAGTctaggaagaagagaggaaacttGATGCCAGGACCTGTGGTTCTAATTCCAGAACTGTGCTTCTTAACAG GATTAACTGAGAAGATGCGTAATGATTTTAATATGATGAAGGACTTGGCAATTCATACACGACTGCCTCCGGAGCAAAGGCAACGTGAAATTGGAAGACTCATTGACTACATCCATAA AGATGACAACGTTCAGAGGGAACTCCGAAACTGGGGTTTAAGCTTTGATTCTAATTTATTATCCTTTTCGGGAAGAGTTGTTCAAGGAGAAAAGATCCTTCAATCAGGAAATGTG TTTGATTACAATCCTCAGTTTGGTGATTGGTCAAAGGAAAGTAGGGGAGCTCCCTTAATCTGCGCAAAGCCTCTGGACAACTGGTTATTAATATACACACGGCGCAACTATGATGCTGCTAATACCTTACTTCAAAATCTGTTTAAAGTCACGCCATCTATGGGAATCAAAATGAACAAGGCAACTAT gATTGAAGTAGATGATAGAACAGAAGCTTATTTAAGGGTTTTGCAGCAAAGTATTACCCGTGACACAAACATA gtAGTTTGTATTTTGTCTAGTTCCCGAAAGGATAAGTATGATGCCATCAAGAAATACTTATGTACGGATTGCCCCATTCCAAGTCAGTGTGTGATTGCTCGCACTTTAAGCAAGCCTCAGAGTTGTATGGCCATAGCAACAAAAATTGCCTTACAAATGAACTGTAAAATGGGTGGAGAACTTTGGAGTGTCGAGATCCCA CTAAAACAGGTAATGGTTGTGGGCATTGATTGTTACCATGACACTATAGCTGGAAAGCAGTCAATTGCAGGATTTGTTGCTAGCATGAATCACACGATGACACG GTGGTTCTCGCGCTGTGCTGTTCAAAGTTGTGGGCAAGAACTTGTGGACGGGCTTAAAGCCTGCTTGCAAA ctgcTCTAAGAGACTGGTACAAGTGGAATAAGTATTTGCCCTCTCGTATTATTGTGTATCGTGATGGTGTCGGAGATGGACAACTGAATACTTTGGTTAATTATGAAGTGCCTCAATTTCTGGATTGCTTGAAGAGTGTCGGTAAAGACTACAA TCCAAGACTTACTGTGATAGTTGTGAAGAAGCGAGTGAATACCAGGTTCTTTGCTCAGTGTGGCGGAGGAGGACTGAAAAACCCACCCCCTGGTACTGTTGTGGATGTGGAGGTGACCAGACCAGAATG GTACGATTTCTTTATTGTGAGTCAGGCAGTGAGAAATGGCTGTGTTTCACCCACTCATTATAATGTAATTTATGACACTGGAAAACTGAAACCGGATCATCTACAACGTTTAACCTACAAACTTTGCCACATGTACTATAACTGGTCG ggTGTCATCAGAGTACCTGCTCCTTGCCAGTATGCTCACAAACTGGCTTTCCTTGTAGGTCAGAGCATTCACAGAGAACCAAACCTGGTGCTTTCAGACAGACTTTACTATCTGTGA